One part of the Anopheles merus strain MAF chromosome 3L, AmerM5.1, whole genome shotgun sequence genome encodes these proteins:
- the LOC121599219 gene encoding teneurin-m isoform X2 translates to MNNSYEYGATMECRENGVLRGAIKHTNRGCLLDGVPPSAPPDVPPRNPTMNRMNGRVTGNPTELGVDFEPSCLVRTPSGNVYIPSGNLAINNKGSPIDYKTGSACSTPTKDTLKSYDRNCMGPVLPPRSTMCGPPAHHYSAPLNFRKGFTFTKCTWKCTAILVILLSVILVITLLLTASNVLSISYPTTNPCTVLVDEKAEISAAKSTIADANRAGIPGGGGDGLGLDQSALAPSASGRPKSIAADESSPGGSASGSSSLSAASTAATGKAAGTGGTAGTGARTFPARSFPPDGTTFSQITLGQRLSKEIPPYSYWNMQFYQSEPAYVKFDYSIPRGASIGVYARRNALPTHTQYHFKEVLSGFNARQTRATHPSMRREVTRYMEPGHWFLSIYNDDGDAQEIAFYAVVAEDMTQNCPNGCSGNGQCLLGHCQCNPGFGGDDCSESVCPVLCSQRGEYINGECQCNPGWKGKECSLRHDECEVPDCNGHGHCVSGKCGCVRGYKGKYCEEVDCPHPTCTGHGFCAEGTCICKKGWKGPDCATMDQDALQCLPDCSGHGTFDLDTQTCTCEPKWSGEDCSKELCDLNCGQHGRCVGETCSCDAGWGGEYCNNKLCDPRCNEHGQCKNGTCLCVTGWNGKHCTLEGCPSGCSQHGQCHVSGELMWECRCYEGWDGADCSVPLEQNCGDNKDNDRDGLVDCEDPECCGSHSCKTSQLCVSAPKPIDVLLRKQPPAITASFFERMKFLIDEGSLQNYAKLETFNESVFWNHFNASRSAVIRGRVVTSLNMGLVGVRVSTSTPLEGFTLTRDDGWFDLMVNGGGAITLQFGRSPFRPQTRIVQVPWNEVVIIDTVVMSTSDDKSHHGPPHTCFSHDYDLMKPVVLATWKHGFQGACPDRSAILAESQVIQESLAIPGTGLNLVYHSSRAAGYLSTIKLQLTPDVIPPTLKLIYLRITIEGILFERVFEADPGIKFTYPWNRLNIYRQRVYGITTAVVKVGYQYTDCKDVVWDVQTTKLSGHDMSISEVGGWNLDIHHRYNFHEGILQKGDGSNIYLKHKPRVILTAMGDGHQRPLECGDCNGVATKQRLLAPVALAAAPDGSLYVGDFNYIRRIMIDGTVRTVVKLNATRVSYRYHMALSPLDGSLYVSDPESHQIIKVRNKDDTHDPDHNWEPVVGSGERCLPGDEAHCGDGGLARDAKLAYPKGVAISSDNILYFADGTNIRMVDRDGVISTLIGNHMHKSHWKPVPCEGTLKIEEMHLRWPTELTINPLDDTLHIIDDHMILRMTPDGRVRVIAGRPMHCATAGGSGTGVSTGVSGASSVASFSYDTDLAIHATLVMPQSIAFAPSGDLYVAESDSQRINRIRVIGTDGKISPYAGAESKCNCLERGCDCYEADHYLAISAKFNTISAITVTPDGHVHIADQANYRIRSVISSLPEAGTSKEYEIYAPNAQEIYVFNRFGQHIATKNIMTGETVYSFLYNVNTSNGKLSTVTDAAGNKVFLLRDYTSQVNSIENTKGQKCRLRMTRMKMLHELNTPDNYNVTFEYHGPTGLLKTKLDSTGRSYVYNYDEFGRLTSAVTPTGKVIDLTFDLSVQGATVKVTENSQREVSMLIQGSSVVSKVGEAATKTTVMLDGGTTSVSPWGNAVSVESVPYVLLAEVDPLLGESYPVPSKQRTEINGDLSNRFEWRYFIRHVPVRGKNARTLTQVGRKLRVNGENLLTFEYEKDTSSITVSVDDKTELLNVTYDKSSRPIAYRPQSGEYADVDLEYDRFGRLISWKWGNLKEEYTFDRAGRLNEIKYGDGSSIVYAFKDTFSSLPLKVTTPRRSDYLLQYDDAGALQSLTTPRGHIHAFSLQTSLGFFKYQYYSPINRHPFEILYSDEGQILAKIHPHQSGKVAFVHDSAGRLETILAGLSSTQYTYQESTSLVKQVEVLEPGFELRREFKYHAGVLKDEKLKFGSKSGLASAHFKYQYDGNARLSGIEMDVNGKELPIVRFKYGPAQGTLDAVSDLRITRNAFNRTVVQDTSKQFFTITDFDEHGRVKSVLINIKSFDVYRLELDYDLRNRIRTHKVMVGRSTSLDKVNYNADGHVMEVVGTNSWKYVYDENGNIIGILEQGDKTNLGYDTGDRVVQVGDVEFNSYDARGYVVRRGEQKYRYNNRGQLIHAMERDRFQTWYFYDDLGRLVACHDEKGNVTQYFYANLNAPELITHIHYPKAGRTSRLLYDDRHMLIAIETGDQRYYVATDQNGSPIALFDVGGAIVKEIRRTPFGKIVKDTNPGLFVPIDFHGGLLDPNTRLVYMEQRLYDTGVGQWMTPAWEQLATEMRHPTDVFIYRFHNNDPINRREPEGNYMNDLRSWLKLFGYDVTKMQGSRYTRDMIYRPTATIKSPQLAPDFGVMSGLQCIVEKVDEKFADFGFIPKPLLKMELKTRNLLPRVAYRRGVFGEGVLISRIDGRALVSVVDGSNSVVQDVVSSVFNNSHFLDLHFSIHDQDVFYFVKDNVMKLRDDTEELRRLGGMFNISAHEINDHGGANGKELRLHGPDAVVIIKYGVDPEQERHRILKHAHKRAVERAWELEKQLVAAGFQGRGDWTEEEKEELISHGDVDGWIGVDIHSIHKYPQLADDPGNVAFQRDSKRKRRKSGGTSSGGGGGGHKAKREHRHETIILPLPVASVAPSTSVPTSSMSSATSTSASAPASSSVASSSSASAASSSAPTSASSVPSSVPAVVVTSASAATVRPSAST, encoded by the exons CAATTAACAACAAAGGCTCACCGATAGACTACAAGACCGGGTCCGCCTGCTCGACACCGACGAAGGACACGCTGAAAAGCTACGATCGCAACTGCATGGGTCCGGTACTGCCGCCCCGCAGCACGATGTGCGGACCGCCGGCCCACCACTACTCGGCCCCGCTCAACTTCCGCAAGGGCTTCACCTTCACCAAATGTACATGGAAGTGTACCGCTATCTTAGTGATACTATTAAGTGTTATACTCGTTATAACATTATTATTAACAG CATCTAACGTATTAAGTATATCATATCCAACCACCAACCCCTGTACAGTTCTAGTCGACGAGAAGGCAGAAATCTCCGCAGCCAAAAGCACGATAGCGGACGCAAACCGGGCCGGCAtaccgggcggcggcggcgacggcctCGGCCTCGACCAGTCCGCCCTGGCGCCGTCCGCTTCCGGTCGGCCGAAATCGATCGCGGCCGATGAATCGTCCCCCGGCGGTTCGGCGTCCGGTTCGTCCTCGCTATCGGCCGCCTCGACGGCAGCGACTGGCAAGGCAGCCGGTACAGGCGGCACGGCAGGCACAG GTGCACGAACGTTCCCGGCGCGAAGCTTCCCACCGGACGGTACCACCTTCTCGCAGATCACGCTCGGCCAGCGGCTGTCGAAGGAGATCCCACCGTACAGCTACTGGAACATGCAGTTCTACCAGTCGGAGCCGGCGTACGTCAAGTTCGATTACAGCATCCCCCGGGGCGCCTCGATAGGTGTGTACGCGCGCCGCAACGCCCTGCCGACGCACACGCAGTATCACTTCAAAGAGGTCCTGAGCGGATTCAATGCGCGCCAGACACGTGCCACTCAC CCATCGATGCGTCGAGAGGTCACACGCTACATGGAGCCGGGCCACTGGTTCCTGTCGATCTACAACGACGATGGCGACGCGCAGGAGATTGCGTTCTATGCGGTTGTCGCGGAGGATATGACCCAGAACTGCCCGAACGGCTGCTCCGGCAATGGTCAGTGTCTGCTAGGGCACTGCCAGTGCAATCCCGGCTTCGGTGGCGACGATTGCAGTGAGA GTGTCTGTCCCGTCCTGTGCTCACAGCGTGGCGAATACATTAACGGCGAATGTCAGTGCAATCCGGGCTGGAAGGGCAAGGAGTGCTCGCTGCGCCACGACGAGTGCGAAGTGCCGGACTGCAATGGCCACGGACACTGCGTCAGCGGCAAGTGCGGCTGTGTGCGCGGCTACAAGGGCAAATACTGTGAAGAAG TTGACTGTCCCCATCCGACCTGTACCGGGCATGGGTTCTGTGCCGAGGGTACCTGCATCTGCAAGAAAGGCTGGAAGGGCCCGGACTGTGCCACGATGGACCAGGACGCACTGCAATGTCTGCCCGACTGCTCCGGCCACGGTACGTTCGATCTGGACACGCAAACCTGCACCTGCGAGCCCAAGTGGAGCGGTGAGGATTGCTCCAAGGAGCTGTGCGATCTGAACTGTGGCCAGCACGGGCGATGCGTGGGCGAGACGTGCAGCTGTGATGCCGGATGGGGCGGCGAGTACTGCAACAACAAGCTGTGCGATCCACGGTGCAACGAGCATGGCCAGTGCAAGAACGGAACCTGCCTGTGCGTGACCGGATGGAACGGCAAGCACTGCACACTGGAAGGATGTCCGAGCGG CTGCTCCCAGCACGGCCAGTGTCATGTGAGTGGCGAGCTGATGTGGGAATGTCGCTGCTACGAGGGCTGGGACGGTGCCGACTGTTCGGTACCGCTCGAACAAAACTGTGGCGACAATAAGGATAACGATCGTG ATGGCCTAGTCGACTGTGAAGATCCGGAGTGCTGCGGCAGTCACTCGTGCAAAACGAGCCAACTGTGCGTGTCCgccccgaaaccgatcgacGTGCTGCTGCGCAAGCAGCCGCCCGCCATTACCGCCTCCTTCTTCGAGCGCATGAAGTTCCTGATCGACGAGGGTAGCCTGCAGAACTACGCCAAGCTGGAAACGTTCAACGAAAG CGTTTTTTGGAATCATTTTAATGCAAG CCGTTCCGCCGTCATACGTGGGCGCGTAGTTACCTCGCTCAACATGGGACTGGTCGGAGTGCGTGTCAGCACCTCGACCCCGCTGGAAGGCTTCACCCTCACCCGGGACGATGGGTGGTTCGATCTGATGGTGAACGGTGGCGGTGCCATCACGCTCCAGTTTGGCCGCTCGCCCTTCCGTCCGCAGACGCGCATCGTCCAGGTGCCGTGGAATGAGGTCGTCATCATCGACACGGTTGTGATGTCCACCTCGGACGACAAATCGCACCATGGGCCACCGCACACCTGCTTTTCGCACGACTACGATCTCATGAAGCCGGTTGTGTTGGCCACGTGGAAGCATGGATTCCAGGGAGCTTGCCCTGATCGCAGTGCCATCTTGGCAGAGTCGCAAGTCATCCAGGAATCGCTCGCCATCCCCGGAACTGGGCTAAACCTTGTCTACCATAGCTCCCGTGCGGCGGGCTATCTGTCGACGATCAAGCTGCAGCTCACACCGGACGTGATCCCGCCGACCCTGAAGCTCATCTATCTGCGCATCACCATCGAGGGCATTCTGTTCGAGCGCGTGTTTGAAGCGGACCCTGGCATTAAGTTCACCTACCCCTGGAATCGGCTCAACATCTACCGGCAGCGTGTGTACGGCATCACGACTGCGGTCGTTAAGGTGGGCTACCAGTACACCGACTGCAAGGACGTGGTGTGGGACGTGCAGACGACCAAGCTGAGCGGGCACGACATGAGCATCTCGGAGGTGGGAGGCTGGAACCTGGACATCCACCATCGGTACAACTTCCACGAGGGCATCCTGCAGAAGGGCGATGGGTCGAACATTTACCTGAAGCACAAGCCGCGCGTTATACTGACCGCGATGGGCGATGGACATCAGCGACCGCTCGAGTGTGGTGATTGCAATGGTGTGGCGACGAAGCAGCGGCTGCTGGCGCCGGTTGCGCTAGCGGCAGCCCCGGACGGCAGTCTTTACGTTGGGGACTTTAACTACATCCGACGGATCATGATCGACGGCACGGTACGGACGGTGGTGAAGCTGAATGCGACGCGCGTCTCTTACCGCTATCATATGGCGTTGAGTCCGCTGGATGGATCGCTGTACGTTTCGGACCCCGAGTCGCATCAGATCATCAAGGTGCGCAACAAGGACGATACTCACGATCCCGATCACAACTGGGAGCCGGTGGTGGGCAGTGGCGAACGTTGTCTTCCCGGCGACGAAGCTCACTGTGGAGATGGCGGGCTGGCACGGGATGCGAAGCTTGCCTATCCGAAGGGTGTGGCGATCTCGTCCGACAACATTCTGTACTTTGCTGATGGTACCAACATTCGCATGGTAGATCGTGACGGTGTGATCAGCACGCTGATCGGTAACCATATGCACAAATCCCACTGGAAGCCGGTCCCGTGTGAGGGTACTCTGAAGATTGAGGAGATGCATCTGCGTTGGCCGACGGAACTGACGATTAATCCGCTTGATGATACGCTGCACATAATCGACGATCATATGATCCTGCGCATGACACCGGACGGTCGAGTTAGAGTCATTGCTGGAAGGCCGATGCACTGTGCCACTGCTGGTGGTTCCGGCACGGGTGTTAGCACGGGTGTAAGTGGAGCGTCCTCTGTTGCTTCGTTCAGCTACGACACAGATCTTGCGATCCACGCAACACTCGTTATGCCGCAGAGCATTGCCTTTGCTCCTTCTGGTGATCTTTACGTGGCGGAAAGTGACTCTCAGCGCATCAACCGTATCCGCGTGATCGGTACTGATGGGAAGATATCTCCATACGCCGGTGCAGAGTCAAAGTGTAACTGTCTCGAGCGGGGATGCGATTGCTATGAAGCCGACCACTATCTAGCAATCAGTGCGAAGTTTAACACGATCTCTGCCATTACTGTGACACCAGACGGACATGTCCACATCGCAGATCAGGCCAACTATCGCATCCGCTCCGTTATTTCAAGTCTTCCGGAAGCGGGAACCTCCAAGGAGTACGAGATCTACGCCCCGAACGCACAGGAGATCTACGTCTTCAATCGCTTCGGTCAGCACATCGCAACCAAGAACATCATGACGGGCGAGACGGTGTACAGCTTCCTGTACAACGTGAACACCTCGAACGGCAAGCTGAGCACGGTGACGGATGCGGCTGGAAACAAGGTGTTCCTGCTGCGCGACTACACCTCCCAGGTGAACTCGATCGAGAACACGAAGGGTCAAAAGTGTCGGCTGCGCATGACGCGCATGAAGATGCTGCACGAGCTAAACACACCGGACAACTACAACGTGACGTTTGAGTACCACGGGCCTACTGGGCTGCTGAAGACGAAGCTTGACTCGACTGGTCGTTCGTACGTGTACAATTACGATGAGTTTGGAAGGCTAACGTCGGCGGTGACGCCCACTGGCAAGGTGATTGATCTGACGTTTGATCTGAGCGTGCAGGGCGCCACCGTGAAGGTGACCGAGAACTCGCAGCGCGAAGTGTCGATGCTGATCCAGGGCTCGTCGGTTGTGTCCAAGGTGGGAGAAGCGGCTACCAAGACAACGGTAATGCTCGACGGTGGTACTACGAGCGTTTCCCCCTGGGGTAACGCCGTGTCGGTTGAGTCTGTCCCGTACGTACTGCTTGCGGAAGTTGATCCACTGCTCGGTGAAAGCTACCCGGTACCCTCGAAACAACGCACAGAGATCAATGGTGATCTGTCGAATCGCTTCGAGTGGCGTTACTTCATCCGCCATGTGCCGGTGAGGGGCAAAAATGCACGCACACTAACGCAGGTTGGAAGAAAGTTGCGTGTAAACGGAGAAAACCTGCTCACGTTCGAGTACGAGAAGGACACATCCTCGATCACAGTCTCCGTGGACGATAAGACCGAGCTGCTGAACGTAACGTACGATAAGTCATCGCGCCCGATCGCGTACAGACCACAGTCGGGCGAGTACGCGGACGTCGACCTGGAGTACGATCGGTTCGGCCGGTTGATCTCGTGGAAGTGGGGCAACCTGAAGGAGGAGTACACGTTCGATCGGGCCGGTCGGCTGAACGAGATCAAGTACGGTGACGGCAGCTCGATCGTGTACGCGTTCAAGGACACGTTCAGTAGTTTGCCGCTCAAGGTGACGACACCGCGCCGGTCGGACTATCTGCTGCAGTACGATGATGCGGGTGCGCTACAGTCCCTCACGACTCCACGCGGACACATTCACGCGTTCTCGCTGCAGACTTCGCTCGGGTTCTTCAAGTATCAGTACTATTCGCCGATCAATCGACATCCGTTTGAGATTCTGTACAGCGACGAGGGACAGATACTGGCGAAGATTCATCCACACCAGAGCGGGAAGGTGGCGTTCGTGCATGACAGTGCAGGAAGGTTGGAGACGATCCTGGCCGGGTTGTCCTCCACGCAGTACACGTACCAGGAGAGCACGAGTCTGGTGAAGCAGGTGGAGGTGCTCGAGCCTGGCTTTGAGTTGCGGCGCGAGTTCAAGTACCATGCCGGGGTGTTGAAGGACGAGAAGCTGAAGTTTGGCTCGAAGAGTGGACTGGCGTCGGCACACTTCAAGTATCAGTACGATGGCAATGCCAGGCTCAGTGGCATCGAGATGGATGTGAACGGGAAGGAGCTACCGATCGTGAGGTTCAAGTACGGACCGGCTCAAGGTACGCTGGATGCGGTGAGTGATCTGCGCATCACCCGCAATGCCTTCAATCGTACCGTGGTGCAGGACACTTCGAAGCAATTCTTCACGATCACTGACTTTGACGAGCATGGCCGGGTGAAGAGTGTGCTGATCAACATCAAATCGTTCGATGTGTACCGACTGGAGCTAGATTACGATCTGCGAAACCGTATCCGCACGCACAAGGTGATGGTGGGCCGATCGACTTCCCTCGACAAGGTAAACTACAACGCGGACGGGCACGTGATGGAGGTGGTCGGCACGAACAGCTGGAAGTACGTGTACGATGAGAATGGTAACATCATTGGCATTCTGGAGCAGGGTGATAAGACGAATCTCGGCTACGATACGGGTGATCGGGTGGTGCAGGTTGGAGATGTTGAGTTCAATAGCTACGATGCACGTGGATACGTAGTGCGGCGAGGTGAGCAGAAGTATCGCTACAACAACCGGGGTCAGTTGATCCATGCGATGGAGCGCGACCGGTTCCAGACGTGGTACTTCTACGATGATCTCGGCCGGCTGGTGGCGTGCCACGATGAGAAGGGCAATGTGACGCAGTACTTCTACGCGAATCTGAACGCACCGGAGCTGATCACGCACATCCACTACCCGAAGGCGGGCCGTACATCTAGACTGCTGTACGACGATCGGCACATGTTGATCGCCATCGAGACGGGTGATCAGCGGTACTACGTGGCGACGGATCAGAACGGTTCACCGATTGCACTGTTCGATGTCGGCGGTGCGATCGTGAAGGAGATCCGCCGCACTCCGTTCGGCAAGATTGTGAAGGACACCAATCCGGGACTGTTCGTGCCGATTGATTTCCACGGTGGGCTGCTCGATCCGAACACGCGGCTAGTGTACATGGAGCAGCGGCTGTACGATACGGGCGTGGGCCAGTGGATGACACCGGCCTGGGAGCAGCTGGCGACGGAGATGCGCCACCCGACGGACGTGTTTATCTACCGGTTCCACAACAACGATCCGATCAATCGGCGCGAACCGGAGGGTAACTACATGAACGATCTGCGCTCCTGGCTGAAGCTGTTCGGGTACGACGTGACGAAGATGCAGGGATCGCGGTACACGCGGGACATGATCTACCGGCCGACGGCAACGATCAAGTCGCCCCAGCTGGCGCCCGACTTTGGCGTCATGTCCGGGCTGCAGTGCATCGTGGAGAAGGTGGACGAGAAGTTTGCCGACTTTGGGTTCATCCCGAAGCCGCTGCTGAAGATGGAGCTGAAGACGCGTAACTTGCTGCCGCGCGTTGCCTATCGGCGCGGCGTGTTCGGCGAGGGTGTGCTGATCTCGCGCATCGATGGCCGGGCGCTGGTGAGCGTGGTGGACGGATCGAACAGTGTGGTGCAGGACGTGGTGTCGTCCGTGTTCAACAACTCCCACTTCCTCGATCTGCACTTCAGCATCCACGATCAGGACGTGTTCTACTTCGTGAAGGACAACGtgatgaagctgcgcgatgaTACGGAGGAGTTGCGCCGGCTTGGCGGTATGTTTAACATTTCCGCGCACGAAATCAACGATCACGGTGGAGCGAATGGGAAGGAACTGCGTCTGCACGGTCCCGACGCGGTCGTGATCATCAAGTACGGAGTTGATCCTGAGCAGGAGCGTCATCGGATTTTGAAGCACGCGCACAAACGGGCGGTCGAGCGGGCGTGGGAGCTGGAGAAGCAGCTGGTAGCGGCCGGATTCCAGGGCCGTGGCGACTGgacggaggaggagaaggaggagctgATCTCGCACGGCGATGTGGACGGATGGATCGGGGTGGACATACACAGCATCCACAAGTATCCGCAGCTGGCGGACGATCCGGGCAATGTGGCGTTCCAGCGGGACTCGAAGCGGAAGCGCCGAAAGAGCGGCGGAACTtctagtggtggtggtggcggtggtcaCAAGGCAAAGCGAGAGCATCGTCACGAGACGATCATCCTGCCATTGCCGGTGGCGTCCGTTGCACCATCGACTTCCGTGCCGACGTCTTCCATGTCGTCCGCTACGTCAACGTCAGCGTCTGCGCCTGCTTCCTCCTCGGTAGCATCATCGTCGTCAGCGTCAGCGGCGTCATCGTCGGCGCCTACTTCCGCGTCCTCGGTGCCATCTTCGGTGCCGGCCGTCGTAGTGACGTCAGCCTCGGCAGCAACGGTACGGCCGAGCGCCTCCACGTGA